One stretch of Gemmatimonadota bacterium DNA includes these proteins:
- a CDS encoding PKD domain-containing protein, whose translation MERTSFSARRRQAGLWVSSFMLIAAAACSDSEPVVGPLLPPAPPENPEIVSAAWIADINKIEGTVKITPPARGYDPQIIADFFGLAPDHPEFSILAGDVVDVLADPASLNFSPVGQFSPGLIRVTFDVAIRNKLSAVDLIQPTFPTPPPSTSGALLFPFETIVTTTTGGVTGGQGDGTGVIVELPNQGNVAPSVDFDGAPFNFFNDSACGPTDNDCYRYEEFGVPVVGGSTTAFQTIGFDAEATVSQFRARMIVAADLLDSTPNALPVASAGGPYTGDAGQPIAFDGTGSNDPDGTIVQYDWDFGDGSTGSGATPSHVYATAGSYTATLTVTDNRGGTATASSAVTVNVPANIPPVASYTFSCTGTTCAFDGTGSTDADGTIASYAWDFGDGNTGSGATVSHSYAGPGTYTVTLTVTDNGGAIGTQSQTVTVAAAANAIGVWVNASGNVITSASVGSTATLQLCTTESTLQAFQASVNYNGALAGAAAGADLNTVSAGAGACANVGGSDVVDQYTGAAGNPVNFLNFSIAAAPGSGPVGLAAIPFNLTAAGSLQPTITIDVATDFGGSNLSLTFNIPALTIN comes from the coding sequence ATGGAGCGAACGTCCTTCTCCGCTCGTCGTCGCCAGGCCGGCCTGTGGGTCAGCAGCTTCATGCTGATCGCGGCCGCTGCCTGCTCCGACAGCGAGCCCGTCGTGGGGCCCTTGCTGCCCCCGGCGCCGCCGGAAAACCCCGAGATCGTCTCTGCTGCGTGGATCGCGGACATCAACAAGATCGAAGGGACCGTCAAGATCACCCCGCCCGCGCGCGGCTATGATCCGCAGATCATCGCCGACTTCTTCGGGCTGGCCCCCGATCACCCCGAGTTCTCCATCCTTGCCGGTGACGTCGTGGACGTCCTGGCGGATCCTGCTTCGCTGAACTTCTCGCCGGTCGGTCAGTTCTCGCCCGGTCTGATCCGTGTCACGTTCGACGTGGCCATCCGCAACAAGCTGTCGGCCGTGGATCTGATCCAGCCGACCTTCCCCACGCCGCCGCCCTCGACCTCGGGCGCGCTGCTGTTCCCGTTCGAGACCATCGTGACGACCACCACCGGTGGCGTGACCGGCGGTCAGGGTGACGGCACCGGCGTGATCGTGGAGCTGCCCAACCAGGGCAACGTGGCGCCCAGCGTCGACTTCGATGGCGCGCCCTTCAACTTCTTCAATGACTCCGCCTGCGGTCCGACGGACAACGACTGCTATCGCTACGAGGAGTTCGGCGTGCCGGTCGTGGGTGGATCCACCACGGCCTTCCAGACCATCGGCTTCGATGCCGAGGCGACGGTGTCGCAGTTCCGGGCGCGCATGATCGTGGCGGCCGACCTGCTCGACTCCACGCCGAATGCGCTGCCGGTCGCGAGCGCCGGCGGCCCCTACACGGGTGACGCGGGTCAGCCGATCGCCTTCGACGGCACCGGCTCGAACGACCCGGATGGCACGATCGTCCAGTACGACTGGGACTTCGGTGACGGCAGCACCGGCAGCGGCGCGACGCCCAGCCACGTCTATGCGACGGCCGGCAGCTACACGGCCACGCTGACGGTGACCGACAACCGCGGCGGTACTGCCACGGCGTCCTCGGCGGTCACGGTGAACGTCCCGGCGAACATCCCGCCGGTGGCCAGCTACACCTTCTCCTGCACCGGCACCACCTGCGCCTTCGACGGCACGGGCTCCACGGATGCGGACGGCACCATCGCGTCCTACGCGTGGGACTTCGGTGACGGCAACACGGGCTCGGGCGCCACGGTGTCGCACAGCTACGCCGGCCCGGGCACCTACACGGTGACCCTGACCGTGACCGACAACGGCGGGGCGATCGGGACGCAGTCGCAGACGGTGACGGTGGCCGCGGCCGCCAACGCCATCGGCGTCTGGGTGAACGCCAGCGGAAACGTCATCACGTCCGCTTCGGTGGGATCGACGGCCACGCTGCAGCTCTGCACCACCGAGAGCACGCTGCAGGCCTTCCAGGCGTCCGTGAACTACAACGGTGCCCTGGCCGGTGCGGCCGCGGGTGCCGACCTGAACACGGTCTCCGCCGGCGCCGGCGCTTGCGCCAACGTCGGTGGATCGGACGTGGTCGATCAGTACACGGGAGCCGCCGGGAACCCGGTGAACTTCCTGAACTTCTCGATCGCCGCGGCGCCTGGGTCGGGCCCGGTCGGTCTGGCGGCCATCCCGTTCAACCTGACGGCGGCGGGCAGCCTCCAGCCCACGATCACCATCGACGTGGCCACCGACTTCGGCGGCAGCAACCTGTCGCTGACGTTCAACATCCCGGCTCTGACCATCAACTAA
- a CDS encoding D-aminoacylase produces MVHPPHRVRALLALASLLGACSSPPEVIDGGELDVLITDARIVDGAGTPWFRGDVGIRGDRIVAVGALGDVEAERVIDARDRVLAPGFIDMMGQSSLVLVTDPPSAESKLRQGITTYLSGEGGSPAPQRSDDPGTADLPSGMVGWTTFAEYFTALEAEGIPLNVVHNVGLTQVRRVVLGDEDVAPTAEQLDQMKALVRQAMEDGAVGVSTSLIYPPAIYASTEELAALAEVAGQYGGVYFTHMRNESFAVLEAIREALTIGSRGGVPVHIYHLKAAGRANWPLMRQALALIDSARAAGQDVTADVYPYVRNGIGLTSFLHPRHYARGSDVFLATLDDPTVRAELRREVERTADWENWYRHVGSDWNNVLIVEAPDGIDPAVIGGSVADAARVLGTPDAWSAFFELVKTGGVSVNPLSMDEQQKWDALRAPYMMIDTDASPVNPASERSAHPRAFGTFPRVIAKYVREDGVITLEDAVRRMTSLAARRLQLYDRGLIAPGMAADLVLFDPERITDRADFTDPMRYAEGVDFLIVNGVPVIDDGRLTEARPGRLLRRAER; encoded by the coding sequence GTGGTCCACCCGCCCCACCGCGTCCGCGCCTTGCTGGCGCTGGCGTCGCTGCTCGGTGCCTGCTCCTCGCCGCCGGAGGTGATCGACGGCGGTGAGCTGGACGTGCTCATCACGGACGCCCGCATCGTCGACGGCGCCGGAACGCCCTGGTTCCGCGGGGACGTCGGGATCCGCGGCGACCGAATCGTCGCGGTCGGCGCCCTCGGCGACGTCGAGGCCGAGCGCGTCATCGACGCGCGTGACCGCGTGCTGGCGCCCGGCTTCATCGACATGATGGGCCAGTCGAGCCTGGTGCTCGTGACGGATCCGCCGAGCGCGGAGAGCAAGCTGCGGCAGGGGATCACCACCTACCTGTCCGGCGAGGGCGGCTCGCCGGCACCCCAGCGCTCGGACGACCCCGGCACCGCCGATCTACCGAGCGGGATGGTGGGTTGGACCACGTTCGCCGAGTACTTCACGGCGCTCGAGGCCGAAGGCATCCCCCTCAACGTGGTGCACAACGTAGGGCTGACGCAGGTCCGGCGTGTGGTGCTCGGCGATGAAGACGTAGCGCCCACCGCCGAACAGCTGGACCAGATGAAGGCGCTGGTCCGGCAGGCCATGGAGGACGGCGCGGTGGGCGTCTCCACGTCGCTGATCTATCCGCCGGCCATCTACGCCTCCACCGAGGAGCTCGCCGCCTTGGCCGAGGTGGCCGGGCAGTACGGTGGCGTCTACTTCACGCACATGCGCAACGAGAGCTTCGCGGTGCTGGAGGCGATCCGCGAAGCGCTGACCATCGGATCCCGCGGCGGTGTTCCCGTCCACATCTACCACCTGAAGGCGGCGGGGCGGGCCAACTGGCCGCTCATGCGGCAGGCGCTGGCGCTCATCGATTCGGCTCGTGCCGCCGGTCAGGACGTCACGGCCGACGTGTACCCCTACGTGCGCAACGGCATCGGGCTGACGTCCTTCCTGCATCCCCGACACTACGCACGCGGCAGCGACGTCTTCCTGGCCACCCTGGACGACCCGACCGTGCGGGCCGAGCTCCGCCGCGAGGTGGAGCGCACGGCGGACTGGGAGAACTGGTACCGCCACGTGGGATCGGACTGGAACAACGTGCTGATCGTGGAGGCGCCGGACGGCATCGACCCCGCGGTGATCGGCGGTTCCGTGGCCGACGCGGCCCGGGTGCTGGGCACACCCGACGCGTGGAGCGCGTTCTTCGAGCTGGTGAAGACGGGCGGCGTGAGCGTCAACCCGCTCAGCATGGACGAGCAGCAGAAGTGGGATGCGCTGCGCGCCCCGTACATGATGATCGACACGGACGCCTCCCCCGTGAACCCGGCCAGCGAGCGGAGTGCCCATCCCCGCGCGTTCGGGACCTTCCCGCGCGTGATCGCCAAGTACGTGCGCGAGGACGGTGTGATCACCCTGGAGGACGCCGTGCGGCGCATGACGTCCCTGGCCGCCCGCCGGCTGCAGCTCTACGACCGCGGGCTGATCGCGCCCGGCATGGCGGCCGACCTGGTGCTGTTCGACCCGGAGCGCATCACCGACCGCGCGGACTTCACGGATCCCATGCGCTACGCCGAAGGGGTGGACTTCCTGATCGTGAACGGCGTGCCGGTGATCGACGACGGCCGCCTGACGGAGGCCCGGCCGGGTCGGTTGCTGCGGCGGGCGGAGCGGTAG
- a CDS encoding PKD domain-containing protein: MRIEARLARVLAFGAILGWGGVACDQASPLEEEGAEPPTGVSAEPVGPTAMRVRWEPLSRGDVVAYQIERRANLQGEFIKVADVAVSRTSQTKPSDYLDTDLDPETFYGYRIRTELQLGRVSAPSAVAGAQTAPAPGIEVTTETLAPAGGDANGYVIRVQGAADRSEVFAVNATRRFSPLPAGSYTVSIEDVATGCDVRGGPTQSVTVTDVGTETLSKITFHVDCQDPTRGQILVRVVTEGDTLPSPYRVRLTGIPTGDTVVVQDSSTVSALRAPGGEVSFKNLMPGDYDIDLLNVPTGVCTATPSSVAGISVTALATDTASFLVNCRRLGSGSGKPLVGRWTNAAGATITSAAPGATVFLELTARMGADSLRAFEGTLFYNPDFLTATAVADFSSGSTDQMSELTGNATGVVGQVTFTNLSISSQLSTGDLGLARITFTTGQVGTTTPSFTVAVATDKDGGAAIDFSPSIPALEVAVGGGNQPPVPDAGGPYTGAPGDTLAISGTGTTDDGTIVTYLWDFGDGSPVDSTGAEVHHVYDSVGVYTLTLAVTDDGGLTAVDSATVNIRTPGSGGPALAGVWKDAVSGTPVTAILPGNRVALELSVELPTGSLQAFQGILRYPQALLTADSAKDLNLGTSDVLTEFTGNTTVAGEIPLLSFSIASAAGSGPQGIARITFQTNQLGTVTPAFTIEVATDFGGDSVPLGVDIPTLTLGQAPPAGLQANAGGPYTAAPGDTVTLNGSGSTGGIEKYIWLFGDGSPADSSGATVKHAYASAGAYEAILTVRDTTGATSVDTASVTIGSGGGSPVAWRSVWTPGSAANGSVVKLTVSTAPGDSLRSFESVVGWDAAVLQYDSAVKRTFLSSVFTPTPQGAGQVKLVGSTKTPAAPTVETALADLYFTVIGCPPSTARTTTTGLKLFNAKFQPIALTGKPIVEDTVAVTGTTCGGGSNQAPIAAPGGPYVGTPNNLVIFDGSGSRDPDGTIASYDWQFGDGTTGAGVNPGHAYTAPGTYTATLTVRDDKGATASATVGVTILNTQPPLARANGPYTGRVGQTLSFSAAGSNDPDGAIVRFDWDFGDGRTGAGPAPQHVYERAGTYTAKLTVTDNLGATASANAQVTVDIPAAFAWKNTWMLPPTPTTTAAAYAPLEGPPGSARPGDRVALKVTTRPGVPIVQAQGEIFFNPFVVRFDSVQAGARFDAFLNVTPGLPNRLQILGRSTAPLPDTLEALIATAWFTVIGLDGDSTTTQTAGVVLQNPQGQPLNLNALPVLEGTLAVEEDTFVPGNQLPAAEANGPYTGTVGNPVTFSSAGSVDPDGSIVSYAWNFGDGAAGTGPQPSHSYTAPGTYTVILAVTDNDGARATDQATVTITAGGGGNQAPTASFTNTCTALACTFDGSASSDPDGTIASWAWNFGDGGSGTGANASHTYAGAGTYTVTLTVTDNGGATAASTKSVTVAPAGPSGNLVGVWTNTSGAVITSASVGQTVKLQICSTDSSVQAFQGVLHFGATVSQGPHGDLNSVTAGKGACVGTADVMDQYTGAQNSPAPGDNSFLSFSIAAAAGAGAQGLGAFDLTLNAAGSYTPTLTVDVYTAFGGANITPVVSIPTLTVN, from the coding sequence ATGCGTATTGAAGCCCGGCTCGCTCGTGTGCTCGCGTTCGGCGCCATTCTCGGTTGGGGAGGAGTGGCCTGCGACCAGGCCAGCCCCCTGGAGGAGGAAGGGGCCGAGCCCCCGACAGGCGTGAGCGCCGAGCCGGTCGGCCCCACGGCCATGCGGGTCCGCTGGGAGCCATTGAGCCGTGGCGACGTGGTTGCGTATCAGATCGAGCGTCGGGCCAACCTGCAGGGCGAATTCATCAAGGTCGCCGACGTAGCCGTCAGTCGCACCAGCCAAACCAAGCCCTCCGATTACCTCGACACCGATCTGGACCCGGAGACCTTCTACGGCTACCGGATCCGCACGGAGTTGCAGCTAGGACGCGTGTCGGCGCCGTCGGCAGTGGCGGGTGCGCAGACCGCGCCCGCGCCCGGGATCGAAGTGACCACGGAGACCCTGGCGCCGGCCGGGGGCGACGCGAACGGCTACGTCATCCGTGTGCAGGGAGCCGCCGACCGGTCCGAGGTCTTCGCGGTCAACGCGACCCGGCGCTTCAGCCCGCTGCCGGCGGGGAGCTACACGGTGTCGATCGAGGACGTCGCCACCGGGTGCGATGTCCGCGGCGGTCCTACGCAGTCGGTCACGGTCACGGACGTCGGTACCGAGACGCTGAGCAAGATCACGTTCCACGTCGATTGCCAGGACCCGACCCGCGGGCAGATCCTCGTTCGGGTCGTGACCGAAGGGGATACGCTGCCCAGCCCCTACCGCGTGCGCCTCACGGGAATCCCTACCGGAGACACTGTGGTGGTGCAGGACTCCTCCACCGTCTCGGCGCTGCGCGCTCCAGGCGGCGAAGTGTCCTTCAAGAACCTGATGCCGGGGGACTACGACATCGACCTCCTGAACGTACCGACCGGCGTGTGTACGGCCACGCCGAGCTCGGTGGCGGGCATCTCAGTCACGGCATTGGCAACGGATACGGCGAGCTTCCTGGTCAACTGTCGCCGGCTGGGATCCGGATCGGGCAAGCCGCTCGTGGGCCGCTGGACCAACGCCGCCGGGGCCACCATCACCTCCGCGGCACCCGGCGCGACCGTGTTCCTCGAGCTGACCGCCAGGATGGGCGCCGACAGCTTGCGCGCGTTCGAGGGCACGCTCTTCTACAACCCGGACTTCCTGACGGCCACTGCGGTCGCGGACTTCAGCAGCGGCTCCACGGATCAGATGAGCGAGTTGACGGGGAACGCGACCGGGGTCGTGGGCCAGGTCACGTTCACCAACCTGTCGATCAGCTCGCAGCTGTCGACGGGTGACCTGGGCCTGGCGCGGATCACGTTCACCACCGGTCAGGTGGGCACCACGACCCCCTCCTTCACGGTGGCCGTGGCCACGGACAAGGACGGCGGTGCGGCGATCGACTTCTCGCCCAGCATCCCCGCGCTCGAGGTTGCGGTCGGCGGCGGCAACCAGCCTCCCGTGCCCGACGCGGGCGGCCCCTACACGGGCGCGCCGGGGGACACGCTCGCGATCAGCGGGACCGGCACCACGGACGACGGAACGATCGTCACGTACCTCTGGGACTTCGGGGACGGGTCGCCGGTCGATTCGACGGGGGCCGAGGTCCACCATGTGTACGACTCCGTCGGCGTCTACACGCTCACGCTCGCCGTGACGGACGACGGAGGCCTGACGGCGGTCGATTCGGCCACCGTGAACATCCGCACACCCGGGTCGGGGGGACCGGCTCTCGCGGGGGTGTGGAAGGACGCCGTGAGCGGCACGCCAGTCACCGCCATCCTGCCCGGCAACCGGGTCGCGCTGGAGCTATCGGTCGAGCTTCCCACGGGCAGCCTGCAAGCCTTCCAGGGGATCCTGCGGTATCCCCAGGCGCTCTTGACCGCCGATTCGGCGAAGGACCTCAACCTCGGAACCAGCGACGTGCTGACGGAGTTCACCGGCAACACGACGGTCGCCGGAGAGATTCCCCTCCTCAGCTTCTCCATCGCTTCCGCCGCGGGGAGCGGGCCCCAGGGCATCGCGCGCATCACGTTCCAGACGAACCAGCTTGGCACGGTGACGCCCGCCTTCACCATCGAGGTCGCGACCGACTTCGGCGGGGACAGTGTTCCCCTGGGCGTCGACATCCCGACTCTCACCCTGGGACAGGCCCCGCCTGCCGGGCTGCAGGCCAACGCCGGCGGTCCGTATACCGCCGCGCCCGGGGACACCGTGACGCTCAACGGCTCGGGGTCCACGGGCGGGATCGAGAAGTACATCTGGCTGTTCGGCGACGGATCTCCGGCGGATTCGTCCGGAGCCACCGTCAAGCATGCCTACGCGTCGGCCGGCGCGTACGAGGCCATCCTCACGGTCCGGGATACCACCGGGGCGACCTCCGTGGATACCGCGTCGGTCACCATCGGCTCCGGCGGCGGATCCCCGGTGGCGTGGCGCAGCGTGTGGACACCCGGCTCCGCGGCGAACGGAAGCGTGGTCAAGCTCACGGTCTCGACGGCACCGGGCGATTCGCTGCGCAGCTTCGAGTCCGTGGTCGGATGGGACGCCGCGGTCCTGCAGTACGACTCGGCGGTGAAGCGCACGTTCCTCAGCTCCGTCTTCACGCCCACGCCCCAAGGCGCCGGGCAGGTCAAGCTGGTGGGGAGCACGAAGACCCCCGCCGCGCCTACGGTCGAAACGGCGCTGGCCGACCTGTACTTCACGGTGATCGGTTGCCCGCCCTCCACGGCGCGCACCACCACCACGGGGTTGAAGCTGTTCAACGCAAAGTTCCAGCCCATCGCGCTGACCGGGAAGCCGATCGTCGAAGACACGGTGGCGGTGACCGGCACCACCTGTGGCGGCGGCAGCAACCAGGCGCCGATCGCGGCACCGGGTGGGCCCTACGTCGGCACGCCGAACAACCTCGTGATCTTCGACGGGTCGGGATCCCGTGATCCGGATGGCACCATCGCTTCGTACGACTGGCAGTTCGGGGACGGGACCACCGGGGCGGGTGTGAACCCCGGTCATGCCTACACCGCTCCCGGCACCTACACGGCCACCCTGACCGTGCGCGACGACAAGGGAGCCACTGCGTCGGCCACGGTCGGCGTGACGATCCTCAACACCCAGCCGCCGCTCGCGCGCGCCAACGGCCCCTACACGGGCCGGGTGGGCCAGACGCTGTCCTTCAGCGCCGCCGGTTCCAACGACCCGGATGGGGCGATCGTCCGCTTCGACTGGGACTTCGGAGATGGGCGCACGGGAGCCGGGCCGGCGCCGCAGCACGTCTACGAGCGGGCCGGCACCTACACGGCGAAGCTGACCGTGACCGACAACCTCGGGGCCACGGCTTCGGCGAACGCCCAGGTGACGGTGGACATCCCGGCCGCGTTCGCGTGGAAGAACACCTGGATGCTCCCGCCGACGCCCACGACGACCGCGGCCGCGTATGCGCCGCTGGAGGGCCCGCCCGGCTCGGCGCGGCCCGGGGACCGGGTGGCCCTGAAGGTCACGACCCGACCCGGTGTGCCGATCGTCCAGGCGCAGGGTGAGATCTTCTTCAACCCGTTCGTGGTGCGCTTCGACAGCGTACAGGCGGGCGCGCGCTTCGACGCCTTCCTCAACGTGACACCGGGCCTGCCCAACCGGCTCCAGATCCTGGGCCGGAGCACGGCTCCGCTGCCGGACACGCTCGAAGCGTTGATCGCCACCGCCTGGTTCACGGTGATCGGCCTCGACGGTGATTCCACCACCACACAGACGGCCGGCGTGGTCCTGCAGAACCCGCAGGGACAGCCGCTCAACCTGAATGCCCTGCCCGTCCTAGAAGGCACCCTGGCGGTGGAGGAGGACACCTTCGTCCCCGGCAACCAGCTGCCCGCCGCCGAGGCCAACGGGCCGTACACCGGGACCGTGGGGAACCCGGTCACGTTCAGCTCGGCCGGAAGCGTGGATCCGGACGGCTCGATCGTGAGCTACGCCTGGAATTTCGGCGACGGCGCCGCCGGCACCGGGCCCCAGCCGTCCCACAGCTACACGGCACCCGGGACGTACACGGTGATCCTGGCCGTGACCGACAACGACGGCGCGCGCGCCACCGATCAGGCCACCGTGACCATCACGGCCGGTGGTGGTGGCAACCAGGCGCCGACGGCGTCCTTCACGAACACCTGCACCGCCCTGGCGTGCACCTTTGACGGGTCGGCCTCCTCGGACCCGGATGGCACCATCGCCTCCTGGGCCTGGAACTTCGGCGACGGCGGGTCCGGGACGGGCGCGAACGCCTCCCACACCTACGCGGGTGCCGGAACCTACACGGTGACCCTGACCGTGACCGACAACGGAGGAGCGACCGCTGCGTCCACAAAGTCCGTGACGGTGGCGCCGGCCGGGCCCAGCGGAAACCTGGTCGGCGTCTGGACCAACACGAGCGGCGCCGTCATCACGAGCGCTTCGGTCGGTCAGACCGTGAAGCTGCAGATCTGCTCCACGGATTCGTCGGTGCAGGCGTTCCAGGGCGTCCTCCACTTCGGAGCGACGGTCAGCCAGGGACCCCATGGGGACCTCAACAGCGTGACCGCCGGCAAGGGCGCCTGCGTGGGCACGGCGGACGTCATGGATCAGTACACGGGAGCGCAGAACTCCCCGGCCCCGGGAGACAACTCGTTCCTCAGCTTCTCCATCGCGGCCGCTGCCGGAGCGGGCGCGCAGGGGCTCGGAGCCTTCGACCTCACACTGAACGCCGCGGGGTCGTACACACCCACGCTGACGGTCGACGTCTACACCGCGTTCGGGGGCGCCAACATCACGCCGGTCGTCTCCATTCCGACCCTCACCGTCAACTGA
- a CDS encoding carboxypeptidase regulatory-like domain-containing protein: MNDACPHMIAGGLLRTILLLLTVTAAWGGALTAQQSGRIAGQVVDQDSGRPLPTATVRVVEAGTGTLTDVNGRFRTPEIPAGSYTVEIELLGYATARREGVVVEAGGTAITNFAMTTQAIAVEGLTVEVERTTRRSSEASLLAMQQAAPAVSDGVSAEQISRSPDSDAGDAVARVTGVSVVDDKFVVVRGLGERYSTTLLNGAELASPEPAKKIVPMDLFAASLLESVVTSKTATPDKPGDFAGGAVEIKTKEFPEERVLELETSFGYNSLATFKTLPVLGRSGTDFLGLDGVGRQRPDVTDGELFLEGIRNRWIPSNTRVLPNMGFGVNYGNQLGEFERALGYVFSLDYGYSTSYTPDDLFLFVIDPDQGTAATGNVSRPATTTVNWGAVGNLALRLGATNTFTLKNLVTREAEEFSTFAEAFDPEFQAQLDPEVRRYQVRYVERTFAQSQLGGQHFLSWLGDSSIDWKLSYSRADRDEPENRSLNYVREGTEYAIQRSVANAFWFRFLDDRAYSAQLDWSIPVSLRRESDALIKFGGLGRLKSREFDAEKYDLRPALVPQDGLNALKLPPEALLAPENAGRNVVLGNINDQGLPYDADDDLYAAYLMLDLRPFERLRIVGGLRTEIWKLNVFAGGRESPAFEPTVRDQADLLWSTNLTFELTDRMNLRAAGYRTVSRPDPREVSDSQYSPVVGECVITGDPSLGRAVINNADLRWEWYPSPGELVSVSGFGKWFSDPIIQLVINESFTCVGRPLNAESATNLGVELEVRKNLGILAESLEPFTATVNFTFVDGDVKGDGVLIPFASLPLQDQSRFLVNASLGYDNADTGTNASLLYNYFDDRVRRYGVAAGNTGIRVPDVIEQGRSTLDAKVSQRFGESVKISLSAKNLTNAVVREYQDTAQLGPVTVGYAPLGVSFSLGVSYAY; this comes from the coding sequence ATGAACGACGCGTGCCCGCACATGATCGCCGGTGGGCTGCTCCGCACGATCCTTCTGCTCCTGACTGTCACCGCCGCCTGGGGTGGCGCCCTCACTGCACAGCAGAGTGGCCGCATCGCTGGCCAGGTCGTCGACCAGGACTCCGGACGTCCGCTGCCCACCGCGACCGTGCGCGTGGTGGAGGCGGGCACGGGAACGCTCACGGACGTGAACGGGCGGTTCCGGACCCCGGAGATCCCGGCGGGCTCCTACACGGTGGAGATCGAGTTGCTCGGGTACGCCACGGCGCGGCGTGAGGGAGTGGTTGTGGAAGCGGGGGGGACGGCGATCACCAACTTCGCCATGACCACTCAAGCCATCGCGGTGGAGGGCCTCACCGTCGAAGTGGAGCGCACAACCCGCAGGTCCTCGGAGGCATCGCTGCTGGCCATGCAGCAGGCTGCGCCGGCGGTCAGTGACGGAGTGAGCGCGGAGCAGATCAGCCGTTCACCTGACTCGGACGCCGGCGACGCCGTGGCGCGCGTCACGGGCGTGTCCGTCGTGGATGACAAGTTCGTCGTGGTTCGCGGTCTCGGCGAGCGCTACTCGACCACGCTGCTCAACGGTGCGGAGTTGGCGAGCCCGGAGCCTGCGAAGAAGATCGTGCCGATGGATCTTTTCGCGGCCTCCCTGCTCGAGTCCGTGGTGACCTCCAAGACCGCCACACCGGACAAGCCGGGGGACTTCGCGGGCGGTGCGGTGGAGATCAAGACCAAGGAGTTCCCCGAGGAAAGGGTCCTCGAGCTGGAGACGTCGTTCGGGTACAACAGTCTAGCCACCTTCAAGACCCTTCCCGTGTTGGGACGGAGCGGCACGGACTTCCTGGGCCTGGACGGGGTCGGACGTCAGCGTCCGGACGTCACCGACGGTGAACTGTTCCTGGAAGGCATCCGGAACCGGTGGATCCCGAGCAACACCCGAGTCCTCCCCAACATGGGCTTCGGTGTCAACTATGGGAATCAGCTCGGCGAGTTCGAGCGGGCGCTGGGTTACGTCTTCTCGCTGGACTACGGCTACTCCACGTCCTACACCCCCGACGACCTGTTCCTGTTCGTGATCGATCCCGACCAAGGGACGGCCGCCACGGGGAACGTGAGCCGGCCCGCCACGACGACGGTGAATTGGGGGGCCGTGGGCAACCTGGCGCTGCGACTGGGGGCCACCAACACCTTCACGCTCAAGAACCTCGTCACCCGCGAGGCGGAGGAGTTCAGCACCTTTGCCGAGGCCTTCGACCCGGAGTTCCAGGCCCAGCTCGACCCCGAGGTGCGCCGCTACCAGGTGCGCTACGTAGAGCGCACGTTCGCACAGAGCCAGCTGGGTGGGCAGCACTTCCTGAGCTGGCTCGGGGACTCGTCCATCGACTGGAAGCTGTCCTACTCCCGCGCGGATCGGGATGAGCCCGAGAACCGGTCGCTCAACTACGTCCGCGAAGGCACCGAGTATGCGATCCAACGCTCGGTTGCGAACGCGTTCTGGTTCCGGTTCCTGGACGATCGGGCATACAGCGCCCAGCTGGACTGGTCGATCCCGGTGTCGCTGCGACGGGAGTCCGATGCGCTGATCAAGTTCGGCGGCCTGGGTCGCCTCAAGAGCCGCGAGTTCGACGCGGAGAAGTACGACCTGCGGCCGGCTCTCGTGCCCCAGGACGGCCTCAACGCATTGAAGCTCCCACCCGAGGCCCTGCTGGCGCCGGAGAATGCGGGTCGGAACGTAGTGCTCGGCAACATCAACGATCAGGGACTCCCCTACGACGCCGACGACGATCTATACGCGGCGTATCTGATGCTCGACCTCCGGCCTTTCGAACGCCTGCGCATCGTCGGCGGACTGCGGACCGAGATCTGGAAGCTGAACGTCTTCGCGGGGGGCAGGGAATCGCCCGCCTTCGAGCCGACCGTTCGCGACCAGGCCGACCTCCTGTGGTCGACCAACCTGACGTTCGAGCTGACGGACCGGATGAATCTGCGAGCCGCTGGCTACCGGACCGTATCACGCCCCGATCCGCGCGAGGTGTCGGATTCCCAGTACTCGCCCGTGGTGGGGGAGTGCGTGATCACGGGCGATCCCAGTCTCGGCCGGGCCGTGATCAACAACGCCGATCTCCGCTGGGAGTGGTATCCGTCGCCGGGCGAACTCGTGTCCGTGAGCGGGTTCGGTAAGTGGTTCAGCGACCCGATCATCCAGCTCGTGATCAACGAGAGCTTCACCTGCGTGGGCCGTCCGCTGAATGCGGAATCGGCCACGAACCTGGGCGTCGAGCTCGAGGTGAGGAAGAACCTCGGTATCCTGGCCGAGTCCCTGGAGCCGTTCACCGCCACGGTGAACTTCACGTTCGTGGATGGAGACGTGAAGGGTGACGGAGTCCTGATCCCCTTTGCGAGCCTGCCGCTGCAGGATCAGTCGCGGTTCCTGGTCAACGCGTCCCTCGGGTACGACAACGCGGACACCGGCACCAACGCCTCGCTCCTCTACAACTACTTCGATGACCGCGTGCGCCGCTACGGCGTGGCCGCGGGAAACACGGGGATCCGCGTGCCCGACGTCATCGAGCAGGGCCGCTCGACCCTGGATGCCAAGGTCTCGCAGCGTTTCGGCGAGAGCGTGAAGATCTCGCTCTCGGCCAAGAACCTCACGAACGCGGTGGTGCGCGAGTACCAGGACACGGCCCAGTTGGGGCCCGTCACGGTCGGGTACGCGCCGCTCGGTGTCTCATTCTCCCTGGGTGTCTCGTATGCGTATTGA